One genomic region from Uloborus diversus isolate 005 chromosome 2, Udiv.v.3.1, whole genome shotgun sequence encodes:
- the LOC129217834 gene encoding LOW QUALITY PROTEIN: uncharacterized protein LOC129217834 (The sequence of the model RefSeq protein was modified relative to this genomic sequence to represent the inferred CDS: deleted 2 bases in 1 codon), with amino-acid sequence MSDVNQNAVLNLSSKHLTSDQLNALKLNNNFASGSKPSFPKLVAPIEKAFRFSSLTASQKDSIRHIIANTVDFNSKWTSNTFSKHASSSIKVLCSDPDLVVTKADKGGQIVILDKSSYLDKCNELIAVGPYVTLPKDPSIREINLIKNVVKSSPIISESSKRSLTPSVAHCARFYALPKVHKPDIPLRPIVSNIGTASYKLAKYLVSIFSSLLVSNSFTVRNSVHFVQKLRYFKPHGLTMASFDVKSLFTNVPVIGALDCLKLRLQEHHFSSFEIEELVSLTRVCLEQNTFVFNGTYFRMSEGLAMGNPLSPILSDIYMHYFETKLFETITFPFYVRYVDDCFVLLDQNHVDNEFLLSTLNSIDPCIQFTIEMETDSSLSFLDVFITKSNDEFMTSVFRKPFAVTLPPHKCFSSSKPKVGLIQGFCVPCFEH; translated from the exons atgtCTGAT GTGAATCAGAATGCTGTTCTTAATCTTTCTTCCAAACACTTGACTTCAGATCAGCTTAATGCTCTCAAACTTAATAACAATTTTGCTTCTGGTTCAAAACCTTCTTTTCCTAAGTTGGTTGCTCCAATTGAGAAAGCCTTTAGATTTAGTTCTCTCACTGCTTCTCAAAAGGACTCTATTaggcatatcattgccaatactgtGGATTTCAATTCCAAATGGACTTCAAATACTTTTAGCAAGCATGCTAGTTCTTCCATCAAAGTTTTGTGTTCTGATCCTGATCTAGTTGTTACTAAGGCTGATAAAGGTGgccaaattgttattcttgacaaAAGTTCATATTTAGATAAATGTAATGAGCTCATTGCGGTTGGTCCTTATGTGACACTTCCCAAAGACCCTAGTATTAGAGAGATTAATcttattaaaaatgttgtgaaatctTCTCCTATCATCAGTGAGTCTTCAAAAAGGTCTTTAACTCCTTCTGTTGCACATTGTGCCAGATTTTATGCTCTACCAAAGGTCCATAAACCCGACATTCCGCTTAGgcctattgtttcaaacattggtactgcttcatataaacttgctaagtatttagtttctatcttctcttctcttttggttagcaactcttttactgtcagaaattcTGTTCATTTTGTTCAGAAGTTACGTTATTTTAAGCCTCATGGTTTAacgatggcttcttttgatgtgaagTCACTTTTCACTAATGTACCGGTTATTGGGGCATTGGATTGTCTTAAATTGAGACTCCAAGAgcatcatttttctagttttgagattGAGGAACTCGTTTCACTTACTCGTGTTTGTCTTGAACAGAATACTTTTGTGTTCAATGGTACTTATTTTCGAATGTCTGAAGGTTTAGCAATGGGTAATCCTTTGAGTcctattttaagtgacatttatatgcactattttgagactaaactttttgaaaccataacgtttccgttctatgttcggtacgttgacgattgctttgttttgcttgaccaaaaccatgttgataatgaatttttactttctactttaaattctatcgatccttgcatccaattcactattgaaatggaaactgatagttctctttcatttttggacgtctttattactaaaagtaatgatgaatttatgacttcggtgtttcgtaagccttttgctgttacactacctcctcacaaatgt ttctcatcctccaaaccaaaagttggcctcattcaaggcttttgtgttccgtgctttgaacat
- the LOC129217835 gene encoding LOW QUALITY PROTEIN: uncharacterized protein LOC129217835 (The sequence of the model RefSeq protein was modified relative to this genomic sequence to represent the inferred CDS: deleted 2 bases in 1 codon), protein MLKHASSSIKVLCSDPDLVVTKADKGGQIVILDKSSYLDKCNELIAVGPYVTLPKDPSIREINLIKNVVKSSPIISESSKRSLTPSVAHCARFYALPKVHKPDIPLRPIVSNIGTASYKLAKYLVSIFSSLLVSNSFTVRNSVHFVQKLRYFKPHGLTMASFDVKSLFTNVPVIGALDCLKLRLQEHHFSSFEIEELVSLTRVCLEQNTFVFNGTYFRMSEGLAMGNPLSPILSDIYMHYFETKLFETITFPFYVRYVDDCFVLLDQNHVDNEFLLSTLNSIDPCIQFTIEMETDSSLSFLDVFITKSNDEFMTSVFRKPFAVTLPPHMFFSSSKPKVGLIQGFCVPCFEH, encoded by the exons ATGCT CAAGCATGCTAGTTCTTCCATCAAAGTTTTGTGTTCTGATCCTGATCTAGTTGTTACTAAGGCTGATAAAGGTGgccaaattgttattcttgacaaAAGTTCATATTTAGATAAATGTAATGAGCTCATTGCGGTTGGTCCTTATGTGACACTTCCCAAAGACCCTAGTATTAGAGAGATTAATcttattaaaaatgttgtgaaatctTCTCCTATCATCAGTGAGTCTTCAAAAAGGTCTTTAACTCCTTCTGTTGCACATTGTGCCAGATTTTATGCTCTACCAAAGGTCCATAAACCCGACATTCCGCTTAGgcctattgtttcaaacattggtactgcttcatataaacttgctaagtatttagtttctatcttctcttctcttttggttagcaactcttttactgtcagaaattcTGTTCATTTTGTTCAGAAGTTACGTTATTTTAAGCCTCATGGTTTAacgatggcttcttttgatgtgaagTCACTTTTCACTAATGTACCGGTTATTGGGGCATTGGATTGTCTTAAATTGAGACTCCAAGAgcatcatttttctagttttgagattGAGGAACTCGTTTCACTTACTCGTGTTTGTCTTGAACAGAATACTTTTGTGTTCAATGGTACTTATTTTCGAATGTCTGAAGGTTTAGCAATGGGTAATCCTTTGAGTcctattttaagtgacatttatatgcactattttgagactaaactttttgaaaccataacgtttccgttctatgttcggtacgttgacgattgctttgttttgcttgaccaaaaccatgttgataatgaatttttactttctactttaaattctatcgatccttgcatccaattcactattgaaatggaaactgatagttctctttcatttttggacgtctttattactaaaagtaatgatgaatttatgacttcggtgtttcgtaagccttttgctgttacactacctcctcac atgttcttctcatcctccaaaccaaaagttggcctcattcaaggcttttgtgttccgtgctttgaacat